A segment of the Sphingomonas kaistensis genome:
CGCGCGGCATGCCGGGGGCGGCGATCCCGATCACGCCCTTCGGCCGTCGCGCCAGCAGCGTCCGGATCGCATCGGCCGGAACATGGCCTTCGACCACCAAACCGCCGACCAGGGTCGTGTGGCAGCTCTGCGCGGCGTCGGGCACCTTCAGGCGCTTCTTTACCGCCGCCATGTCGTCGGTCTCGCGAAGCGTCACCGCAAAGCCGGCCTTGCGCATGGCATCGACCCACTTGGTGCAGCAGCCGCAGGTCGGGCTGCGCCAGGTGGTCATCGCTGGCGGAGCGGCGGCGAGCGCGGGCGCGGCGAGCACTGCCGCACCGGTGGCGGTCAGCCCCAGCAGGCGGCGGCGGTTGAGCGAAGACAGGTCGATCATGGCGCGACCATGACGCAACTCACCTCGCCTGTCGATGAACGGCGGGCCGGCCCTCAGCCGTCGTCCTCGTCGTCGTCATACCCGACCATGTTCAATTCCCGCGCCTTGATCTGCCGGGTCATGCACCAGTGCATCAGCGCGTCCTCGCGGCCGTGGGTGATCCACACTTCCTTGGGCGCGATCTCGAGGATGGTGTCGGTCAGCTCGCCCCAGTCGGCATGGTCGGAGATGATCAGCGGCAGTTCGACGTTCTTCTGCCGCGCGCGCTGGCGGATCCGCATCCACCCGCTCGCCGCCGCGGTGATCGGGTCGGGCAGTCGCCGGCTCCAGCGATCGTTAAGCGCTCCTGGCGGGCACAGGACGAGATGCCCCATCATCTCCTTCTTGTCGGTCCCCGCGACCAGCCGAAGCTCGCCGAGGTCGATCCCCTGCTCGGCATAAAGGGTGCACAGCCGCTCCAGCGCGCCGTGCAGGTAGATCGGCTGGTGGTGCCCGCGCCGCCTGGCCTCGGCGATCACCCGCTGCGCCTTGCCCAGCGCATAGGCTCCGACCAGCACGCAGCGATCGGGATTGTCGGCGAGGCGGATTAGCAGCCGGTCGATTTCGCCGCCGGTCTCGGGATGATGGAACACCGGCAGGCCGAAGGTCGCCTCGGTGATGAAGATATCGCATTTGACCGGCAGGAACGGCTCGCAGGTCGGGTCGGGCCGGCGCTTGTAGTCGCCCGACACGACCACCCGCTCGCCCTTCCAGTCGAGGATGATCTGCGCGGACCCAAGCACGTGGCCGGCCGGCACGAAGCTCACTTCCACCTCGCCGACCGTGACGCTCTGGCCGTAAGCGACCTCGCACCCGTTCTGGTCGCCGTAGCGGACCCCCATGATCGCCAGCGTTTCGGGCGTCGCCCACACCGTGCCGTGCCCGCCGCGGGCGTGATCGGCATGGCCGTGGGTGACCAAAGCGCGCGCCTGCGGCTGCGACGGATCGACCCAGGCATCGGCGGGCCGCACGTATATCCCCGTCGGATGGGGCTCGATCCAGGAACCTAGGCGCGGCACGGCTCTTATACGACAAGGACAAGCGGACGGTTCCGCACGCATAATGATAAGAGGACGCCGACATGGCCGAAGGCAGCGACGTGAACTATTGGAGCATCGTGACGATCATCGGGCCGATCCTGCTGGTGGTGGTGATGGCCTGGGCGTTCCTCAAGAACAAGGGCAGCAAGGTCGATCCGGAGATCACCGAGCGGGCGACGCGCGAAAACTATGCCGCCGAGCAGCGCGAGCATGAGCGCGACGGCCACAGCGGCCTCTGACCGGGGCTGACCTCCCTCCCGTCGTCGCCGGCTGGTTCACGGCCCGCGGCTGGCAACCGCGGCGTCATCAGCTGGAGATGCTGGAGCGGGCCCGCGCCGGCCGCCACGCCCTGCTGGTGGCGGCGACCGGGGCGGGCAAGACGCTGGCCGGCTTCCTCCCGACCATCTGCGAGCTGGTCGAGAACCCGGCCGAGGGGCTCCACACGCTCTACATCTCGCCGCTCAAGGCGCTTGCGGTCGACGTCCAGCGCAACCTGCTCGACCCGATCGGGGAGATGGGGCTGCCGATTCGGGTCGAGACCCGCACCGGAGACACCCCGTCGGACCGCAAGGCGCGGCAGCGGGTCAAGCCGCCGCAGGTGCTGCTGACCACGCCTGAAAGCCTGAGCCTGCTGCTGTCCTATCCCGACAGCTTCCACATGTTCGCCGGGCTCAAGACCATCGTGCTCGACGAGATCCACGCCTTCGCCCGCGACAAGCGCGGCGACCTGCTCGCACTCGCCCTTGCCCGGCTGCAACGCATCGCGCCGGACCTGCGCCGGGTCGGCCTCAGCGCCACCGTCGCCGATCCCGACGCCTATTGCAGCTGGCTCGCGCCCGATGCCGACATGGACGAGGTCGACGTGGTGCTGGGGGCCAAGGGCGCGGAGCCGCAGCTCGACATCCTGCTTCCCCAGAACCGCGTTCCTTGGTCGGGGCACTCGGGGCGCTACGCCGCCAAGCAGGTCATGGCCGAGATCGAGAAACACAAGACGACCCTCGTCTTCTGCAACACCCGGGGCTTGGCCGAGCTGATCTTCCAAGACCTGTGGAAGGAGAATGAGAACGGCCTGCCGATCGGGGTCCACCACGGCAGCCTGGCGCTGGAAGCCCGCCGCAAGGTCGAGGCGGCGATGGCCGACGGCCGCCTGCGGGCTTTGGTCTGCACCTCCAGCCTCGACCTCGGCATCGACTGGGGCAATGTCGACCTCGTCATCCAGATGGGGGCGCCCAAGGGGTCGTCCCGCCTGCTGCAGCGGATCGGCCGCGCCAACCACCGCCTCGACGAGCCCAGTCACGGCACCATCGTGCCGGGCAATCGCTTCGAATATCTCGAAGCCCGCGCCGCTTTGGACGCGGTCGACGCGGGCGAGCTCGATCCCGAAATCTTCCGCCCCGGCACGCTCGACACCCTGGCCCAGCACATCCTCGCCTGCGCCTGCGCTGCCCCGTTCGAGGAAGCCGAACTGCTGGCCGAGATCCGCTCCGCCGCCCCCTACGCCGGGCTGACCGACGCCATCTTCGCCAACGTGCTGAGCTACATCGCGACCGGCGGCTATGCCCTGCGCGCCTATGACAAGTTCCGGCGGCTGGTGGAGGAACCCGCCGGCTCGGGCCACTGGCGGATCACCCGTCCCAACGTCGCGGTCCAGCACCGGATGAACGCGGGCATCATCGTCGACAATCCGATGCTCGACGTCCGTTTCAAGAACGGGCGGATGCTCGGCCGGGTCGAGGAAGGGTTCGCCTCGACCCTCAGCCCGGGCGACCATGTGTTCTTCGCCGGATTGAGCCTCGAGGTGCTGCAGTTCAAGGACAGCGACATCCTGGTCCAGGCCTCCTCCAAGGAAGCACGGCTGGTCACCTATGGCGGCCAGCGGATGAGCATGACGACCCACCTTGCCGACCGGGTCAAGGTGATGCTGTCCGATCCCACCGACTGGCACCGCTTCCCGCCCGACGTGCGCGAATGGCTGGAGGTGCAGCAGCGCCGCTCGCGCCTGCCCCAGCCCGACGAATTGCTGGTCGAAACCTTTCCCCACGAAGGCCGCCATTATCTCATCATGTACAGCTTCGAAGGCTGGAACGCGCACCAGAGCCTAGGCATGCTGGTGACCAAGAGGATGGAGAAGATGGGCCTGAAGCCCCTGGGCTTCGTCGCCAACGATTATGCGCTGTCGGTCTACGGGCTGGAGCCGATCGGCGATCCCGCGCCGCTGCTTTCCCCCGACATCTTGGAAGGCGAGTTCGTCGAATGGGTCGAGCAGTCGATGCTGCTGAAGCGCGCCTTCCGCGAAGTGGCGGTGATCGGCGGGCTGGTCGAGCGGCAGCATCCGGGCAAGCGCAAGACCGGCAAGCAGGTCAGCTTCTCGACCGACCTCATCTACGACGTGCTGCGCAAGTATGAGCCCGAGCATCTGCTGATGCGCGCCGCCTGGGACGATGCCCGCGCCCGGATGACCGAGCTTGGCCGTCTCGCCCGGCTGGTCGAGCGCGCCGCGGCGCAGATGGTCCATGTCCACCTCTCGCGCGTCACCCCGATGGCGGTGCCGCTGATGGTGGTGATCGGCCGCGAAGCCCTGCCGAGCGGCGCGAGCGCCGACGAGGCGTTGCTGGTCGAAGCCGAAAGCGCCATCGCCGAACTGGCGATGCGCGAGGACTGAGCCGCCCGGATCTGCTAGGACGCCGCTATGCGCTTCCTGCCAGTCCTGCTCTTCGCCCCCGCCCTCACGGCCTGCGCCGTGGCCAGTACCGCGGTCGACGTCGTCACCCTGCCGGTCAAGGTTGTGTCCAAGGGCGTTGACCTCGCCACCACCAGCCAGTCCGAAGCCGATGAGAAGCGCGGGCGGGAAATCCGCAAGGAAGAGGAACGCCTCGGCCGCGAACGCCGCGAGCTGGAAGCGCGCTGCCGCAACAGCCGCGCCCGGCCCGACGACCTCTGCCCGCCGCGCTAGCGCCGGCCGAGCTTCGCCACCTCGTAGAGATAATCGACGTAGAGCATCGCCGCCTCGTCGATCCCCGCCACCTTAGGATTGGCCGAGCGGATCAGGAACCATTCGTTGGGCGCATGGGCGCCGTTGCCGCGGCCGATCCCGAATTGCCCGGTCGGCAGGTTGAGCGGCGCGCCGTTGAACACCACCCCCGGCCAGCTGCCGGCGTTGCGCGGGGTCAGCGTGTAGGCGATGCCGGCCCGCTCGAAGACCTTTTTCTGGGCCTGGATGAACGGGCTGTTCTCGTCGGTCTGGTTGGGACCATAGCCGCCGCTCACCACCACCTTGACGTCGTCGAACCCGCGCTTGGCGAGGTGGGCCCTGAGCTTGGTCTCGACCTCCTGCCGGGTCATGTCGGGCACCAGCCGGAATTCGAGCTTGGCCTCGGCCCGGCCCGGCAGGACGGTCTTGCCGCCGACGCCGGTGTAGCCGCTGACCAGGCCCTGGATGTTGACCGTCGGCTGGCCAAGGAAGCGTTCGGAGCTGGTCTGGTAATCCTCGTCGCCGATCCACTTGCCGATGCCCAGCGTGCGCTTGACCTCCGCCTCGTTGGTCGCCGCCACCCGCTGCGCGATCAATTCCTTCTGGCGCGCGGTAAGCGGCTTCACATTGTCCCTGAACCCGTCGATCGCCGGGGTGTGGCCGTCGTCGGCGACGAGGCTGTCGAGCGCCTTCACCAGCCGCCAGGCCGGGCTTTCGATCCGCGCATGATTGCTCGAATGGACGTCGAGTTTGGGATATTTGTCGCTGGTCTCGCCGCCGACGATCAGCTGGAATTCGACCGCGCCCTTGGCGCCCAGCGTGATCCCCGCCTGCCCGTTGCTGTCCTGCGTCGTGGTCGGGATGAATACGCCGACGGTCTTCTTCAGCGCGGCGGCGACCTCGGGATCGGCGACCACCGCCGGGAAGTTGGGTGACGCGATCTCCTCCTCGCCCTCGGCCACCAGCACCAGGTTGACCGGCAGCTTGCGGCCGCTCGCCTTCAAGGCCTGCAGCGCCGCCAGGAAGGCCATTTGCGGCCCCTTCTGGTTGACCGCCCCGCGGCCCATGATCACCTGCCCCTCGCCCGGCCGGTCGACCAGCCGCCCCTCCAGCGGCGGGCTCGACCATTCGGCGGGATCGAACTGCTTCACGTCGTACATGAAGTAGATGCCGAGCGTGACCGGAGCGCCCGCGTCCAGCGTCGCGAACACGCCCGGAACGCCGCCCGACGGCACCACCCGCGCCTTCTGGAAGCCGGCGTCCAGCGCCAGCCGCCGCATATAGTCGGCACCCTCGGCGACGTTGCGCTTTTCCGCGGCGATGGTCGGCAGCGCGATCCACGCCTGCAGCGCCTTGACCGTGGTGTCGTGGCGGCTGGCCACCACCTTGGCGAGGTCGGCCCGGTTCGGGGTCTGCGCCGTCGCCCCTGTCGCGATCAGGGCGGTGCTCACGGCAAGGCTGGTCAAGGTCAGGCGCATCGTCATTCCCCCGGTTTGGTTTGGCGGGAGACTGGCGCGGCCGCGCTTCCTCGTCCAGAGCCTAAGCCCATGCGCTACTTCCTCGATTGCGAATTCGACGGCTTCGGCGGGGCCTTGCTCAGCCTGGCGCTGGTCCCCGACGACGACAGCGAGGAATATTATGCGATCGTCGAGCACGAACGCCCCTGCATCGACTGGGTCGAGCGCCACGTCATCCCCTATCTCGACACCGTGCCACTGGCGCTGAAGGCGGCGCCGCAACCCGCTGCCGACGTCGCCCGCGAACTGTCGCGCTGGCTGAGCCCGTTCGAGGAAGTCGAGATCGTCGCCGACTGGCCCGACGACATCGCCTATTTCTGCAAGGCGCTGATGACCGGCAACGGCCAAATGGTGACGGTGCCGCCGCTGACCTTCCGGCTAATGAACCTCGCCGGCTTCTCCACCGCCCGCAACAGCGCGGTTCCCCACAATGCTCTCCACGACGCCCGCGCGCTGCGCGACCATGTGGTGAACCGCGGCTACTAAGTCGTTGCCACGGAATCAGGAGTCGGGCTAAGCGGCCCCACGATGGTTCCCCTTTCGTTCGCCGGACACGAATTCCTCGCCGATCCCCAGGGTGCCCTGTGGTGGCCGGAACGGCGCGCCCTGCTGGTCGCCGACCTCCACCTCGAGAAAGCGAGCTGGTACGCCAAGCTCGGGCAGTTCCTGCCGCCCTACGACAGCCAGGCGACGCTGGCCGCGCTGACCGAGGTGGTCGACCGCACCGGTGTCGAGAGGCTCTACTGCCTCGGCGACAGCTTCCACGACAAGTTCGGCTGCGACCGCCTGCCCGAAGCGGCGCGCGCCATGCTGCTTGCGCTGACCGCCCGGCTCGACTGGACCTGGATCCTCGGCAACCACGACCCTGGCTTCGCCGACCATTGCGGCGGCACGCTGAGGGAGGAGGTCGAGGTCGACGGCCTGATCCTCCGCCACGAAGCCGACATCCGCGATCCCCGCCCGGAGCTGTCGGGCCATTACCATCCCAAGCTTCGGCTGCAGGTACGCGGCCGGCGGGTCAGCCGCCGCTGCTTCGTCGCCAGCGGTGCCAAGCTGATCCTCCCCGCGTTCGGTGCGCTGACCGGCGGGCTCGATGCCGGCCACAAGGAAATTTTGCGCAAGGTCGGGTCGCCGGCCGCCGCGTTGGTCCCGGTCAAGGACCGCCTGCTGAAGTTCCCGCTCGCCGCCTAGTCGACCAGCCGCGCCTTCACCAGGCCGCGCAGGATATTGCCGACCAGGAACCCGCCCTCGAGGTCGGCGCGGACGAGATCGCCCTCCACCGCTGCGCCCTCGGCGATCAGCTTGTCGCGAAGGATTCCCGGGATCAGCCCGCGGGCGAGCGGCGGCGTCACCAGAATTCCGTCGTCGCGCGTGACGAACAAGGAGGTGAAGCTTCCTTCGGTCAGGCGTCCGTCGGGATCGGCGAAGATCACCTCGTCCGCGCCGCTCTGGATCCGCGCCTGGTCGTAGAAAGCGCGATCGGTGGTCTTGAACCGCA
Coding sequences within it:
- a CDS encoding ligase-associated DNA damage response DEXH box helicase, coding for MTGADLPPVVAGWFTARGWQPRRHQLEMLERARAGRHALLVAATGAGKTLAGFLPTICELVENPAEGLHTLYISPLKALAVDVQRNLLDPIGEMGLPIRVETRTGDTPSDRKARQRVKPPQVLLTTPESLSLLLSYPDSFHMFAGLKTIVLDEIHAFARDKRGDLLALALARLQRIAPDLRRVGLSATVADPDAYCSWLAPDADMDEVDVVLGAKGAEPQLDILLPQNRVPWSGHSGRYAAKQVMAEIEKHKTTLVFCNTRGLAELIFQDLWKENENGLPIGVHHGSLALEARRKVEAAMADGRLRALVCTSSLDLGIDWGNVDLVIQMGAPKGSSRLLQRIGRANHRLDEPSHGTIVPGNRFEYLEARAALDAVDAGELDPEIFRPGTLDTLAQHILACACAAPFEEAELLAEIRSAAPYAGLTDAIFANVLSYIATGGYALRAYDKFRRLVEEPAGSGHWRITRPNVAVQHRMNAGIIVDNPMLDVRFKNGRMLGRVEEGFASTLSPGDHVFFAGLSLEVLQFKDSDILVQASSKEARLVTYGGQRMSMTTHLADRVKVMLSDPTDWHRFPPDVREWLEVQQRRSRLPQPDELLVETFPHEGRHYLIMYSFEGWNAHQSLGMLVTKRMEKMGLKPLGFVANDYALSVYGLEPIGDPAPLLSPDILEGEFVEWVEQSMLLKRAFREVAVIGGLVERQHPGKRKTGKQVSFSTDLIYDVLRKYEPEHLLMRAAWDDARARMTELGRLARLVERAAAQMVHVHLSRVTPMAVPLMVVIGREALPSGASADEALLVEAESAIAELAMRED
- a CDS encoding ligase-associated DNA damage response exonuclease, yielding MRAEPSACPCRIRAVPRLGSWIEPHPTGIYVRPADAWVDPSQPQARALVTHGHADHARGGHGTVWATPETLAIMGVRYGDQNGCEVAYGQSVTVGEVEVSFVPAGHVLGSAQIILDWKGERVVVSGDYKRRPDPTCEPFLPVKCDIFITEATFGLPVFHHPETGGEIDRLLIRLADNPDRCVLVGAYALGKAQRVIAEARRRGHHQPIYLHGALERLCTLYAEQGIDLGELRLVAGTDKKEMMGHLVLCPPGALNDRWSRRLPDPITAAASGWMRIRQRARQKNVELPLIISDHADWGELTDTILEIAPKEVWITHGREDALMHWCMTRQIKARELNMVGYDDDEDDG
- a CDS encoding DUF411 domain-containing protein → MIDLSSLNRRRLLGLTATGAAVLAAPALAAAPPAMTTWRSPTCGCCTKWVDAMRKAGFAVTLRETDDMAAVKKRLKVPDAAQSCHTTLVGGLVVEGHVPADAIRTLLARRPKGVIGIAAPGMPRGSPGMETADGAKDPLNLTLFDAAGRVRRFS
- a CDS encoding 3'-5' exoribonuclease, whose translation is MRYFLDCEFDGFGGALLSLALVPDDDSEEYYAIVEHERPCIDWVERHVIPYLDTVPLALKAAPQPAADVARELSRWLSPFEEVEIVADWPDDIAYFCKALMTGNGQMVTVPPLTFRLMNLAGFSTARNSAVPHNALHDARALRDHVVNRGY
- a CDS encoding M20/M25/M40 family metallo-hydrolase — translated: MRLTLTSLAVSTALIATGATAQTPNRADLAKVVASRHDTTVKALQAWIALPTIAAEKRNVAEGADYMRRLALDAGFQKARVVPSGGVPGVFATLDAGAPVTLGIYFMYDVKQFDPAEWSSPPLEGRLVDRPGEGQVIMGRGAVNQKGPQMAFLAALQALKASGRKLPVNLVLVAEGEEEIASPNFPAVVADPEVAAALKKTVGVFIPTTTQDSNGQAGITLGAKGAVEFQLIVGGETSDKYPKLDVHSSNHARIESPAWRLVKALDSLVADDGHTPAIDGFRDNVKPLTARQKELIAQRVAATNEAEVKRTLGIGKWIGDEDYQTSSERFLGQPTVNIQGLVSGYTGVGGKTVLPGRAEAKLEFRLVPDMTRQEVETKLRAHLAKRGFDDVKVVVSGGYGPNQTDENSPFIQAQKKVFERAGIAYTLTPRNAGSWPGVVFNGAPLNLPTGQFGIGRGNGAHAPNEWFLIRSANPKVAGIDEAAMLYVDYLYEVAKLGRR
- the pdeM gene encoding ligase-associated DNA damage response endonuclease PdeM; the protein is MVPLSFAGHEFLADPQGALWWPERRALLVADLHLEKASWYAKLGQFLPPYDSQATLAALTEVVDRTGVERLYCLGDSFHDKFGCDRLPEAARAMLLALTARLDWTWILGNHDPGFADHCGGTLREEVEVDGLILRHEADIRDPRPELSGHYHPKLRLQVRGRRVSRRCFVASGAKLILPAFGALTGGLDAGHKEILRKVGSPAAALVPVKDRLLKFPLAA